The following proteins are co-located in the Solanum pennellii chromosome 1, SPENNV200 genome:
- the LOC107007904 gene encoding aquaporin PIP2-7 produces the protein MSKEVIEEGQVQQHGKDYVDPPPAPLLDFAELKLWSFYRALIAEFIATLLFLYVTVATVIGHKKLNGADKCDGVGILGIAWAFGGMIFVLVYCTAGISGGHINPAVTFGLFLARKVSLVRAVGYIIAQCLGAICGVGFVKAFMTHPYNALGGGANYVQSGYNNGTALGAEIIGTFVLVYTVFSATDPKRSARDSHIPVLAPLPIGFAVFMVHLATIPITGTGINPARSFGAAVIADNKNVWDDQWIFWVGPFVGALLAAAYHQYILRAAAIKALGSFRSNATN, from the exons ATGTCAAAAGAAGTGATTGAAGAAGGACAAGTTCAACAGCATGGCAAAGATTATGTGGATCCACCACCTGCACCGTTGCTCGATTTTGCTGAACTCAAACTCTGGTCTTTCTACAGAGCTTTAATTGCTGAGTTTATTGCTACTCTGCTTTTCCTCTACGTCACTGTCGCTACAGTTATCGGACACAAGAAGTTGAACGGTGCTGATAAATGTGACGGAGTTGGTATTCTCGGTATCGCTTGGGCTTTTGGAGGCATGATTTTTGTACTTGTCTACTGCACTGCCGGTATCTCTG GTGGACATATTAACCCAGCAGTGACATTTGGGTTGTTTTTAGCAAGGAAAGTTTCATTAGTAAGGGCTGTGGGTTATATAATTGCACAATGTTTAGGTGCAATTTGTGGAGTTGGTTTTGTCAAGGCATTCATGACGCACCCATACAACGCACTAGGTGGTGGTGCTAATTATGTGCAATCTGGGTACAATAATGGCACTGCTTTGGGTGCTGAAATTATTGGTACTTTTGTCCTTGTTTACACTGTTTTCTCTGCTACTGACCCTAAGAGAAGCGCCCGCGATTCCCATATCCCT GTGTTGGCTCCATTACCAATTGGGTTTGCTGTATTCATGGTTCATTTGGCTACAATTCCTATTACTGGAACTGGTATCAACCCTGCTAGGAGCTTTGGAGCTGCTGTTATTGCTGACAATAAAAATGTGTGGGATGACCAG TGGATCTTTTGGGTTGGACCATTTGTGGGAGCATTGTTAGCAGCAGCATATCACCAATACATTTTGAGAGCTGCAGCTATTAAGGCCTTGGGTTCTTTCCGCAGCAACGCCACCAATTAA
- the LOC107009677 gene encoding trafficking protein particle complex subunit 2-like protein yields MIVCVAVVGHQNNPLYIQSFTEADDALKLHHIVHCSLDVVDERVNNPKKSSPTLNETFLGLLYPTENYKVYGYLTNTKVKLILVTTDLDVRDADVRNFFRKFHAAYVDAVSNPFHVPGKKITSRTFAERVSTIVKSFGLSSGS; encoded by the exons ATGATCGTTTGCGTTGCCGTCGTCGGTCACCAG AACAATCCACTTTACATACAGAGTTTTACTGAAGCAGATGACGCCCTAAAGCTTCATCACATTGTCCATTGCTCCCTTGACGTTGTCGACGAGAGAG TGAACAATCCAAAAAAATCTAGCCCCACTCTGAACGAGACATTTCTTGGCCTGCTATATCCAACTGAAAACTACAAAGT gTATGGTTATTTGACTAATACAAAAGTGAAACTTATATTGGTAACAACAGATCTTGATGTTAGAGATGCCGATGTGAGAAAT TTTTTCAGGAAATTTCATGCCGCATATGTTGATGCTGTGTCAAATCCATTTCATGTTCCTggcaagaagataacatccagaACTTTTGCTGAAAGGGTTAGCACTATCGTCAAGTCTTTTGGTTTGAGTTCAGGTAGTTGA
- the LOC107028526 gene encoding probable 26S proteasome non-ATPase regulatory subunit 3, translated as MAFLIVIVSVFYIAMVVVWVSQVLFKMDDQEVKVQHQSPPSVYDCSVDPSVLQDLKEVASLIEGGAYTSEVQKIYRAMRLTMKLRSKLKASVLSAFLNYVLISGSEFHKRLSSYLPRDRHDSQFDVGTPATETKHLLPELEMFCYLLVLIFLIDQKKYNEAKACSSESIVLLKSKNSITADVLASRLYFYYSLSFELAGDLAEIQGNLLVLYRSATIHHNKFSQETLLNLLLRNYLHYNLYDQAEKIRSKAHRFEALSNQQFCRYLFYQGKIKTIQLEYTDAKDCLLQAAQKGPTTAVGFKIQCNKWAVIVHLLLGEIPERTIFTQKRMEKALRPYFVLTNAFRVGDLELFRTVAEKFSSTFSLDKTSNLINRVRHNVIRTGIKNISVSYTRISLADIAKKLNLDLENLIGDAENVVAKAIRDGAIDATLDHANGWLVSKATEDVYSTNEPQIAFDSRINFCLSMHNEALRALRFPQGLINKVV; from the exons ATGGCCTTTTTAATTGTTATAGTATCTGTTTTCTATATTGCAATGGTGGTTGTATGGGTTTCTCAGGTTCTCTTTAAAATGGACGATCAAGAGGTTAAGGTTCAACATCAATCACCTCCTTCTGTTTATGACTGCTCAGTTGATCCTTCTGTTTTGCAAG ATTTGAAGGAAGTTGCATCACTGATTGAAGGTGGAGCATATACAAGTGAAGTGCAGAAGATATACAGGGCTATGAGATTGACCATGAAACTCAGGAGCAAACTAAAGGCTTCAGTACTTTCTGCTTTCCTAAATTATGTTCTTATCTCTGGTTCTGAGTTCCATAAGCGGCTATCTTCATACCTGCCTCGG GATAGGCATGACAGCCAATTTGATGTGGGAACGCCTGCAACAGAAACCAAACATCTGTTGCCTGAACTTGAGATGTTTTGCTACTTGCTTGTTCTAATATTTCTGATTGATCAAAAGAAATACAACGAG GCTAAGGCTTGTTCCTCAGAAAGCATTGTTCTTCTAAAAAGTAAGAATAGTATAACTGCTGATGTTCTTGCATCAAGACTCTACTTCTACTACTCTTTAAGTTTTGAGCTTGCTGGTGATCTTGCTGAAATCCAAGG TAACTTGCTTGTTCTATACCGGAGTGCCACAATACACCATAATAAGTTCAGTCAG GAAACACTTCTTAATCTGTTACTACGAAATTACCTTCACTACAACTTGTATGATCAAGCAGAAAAAATTCGTTCAAAGGCCCACCGTTTTGAAGCTCTTTCTAACCAACAG TTTTGCAGATACCTCTTCTACCAGGGAAAGATAAAGACAATTCAGTTGGAGTATACAGATGCCAAAGATTGTCTTCTTCAAGCTGCTCAGAAAGGTCCAACTACTGCTGTTGGTTTCAAAATACAATGCAATAAGTGGGCTGTTATAGTCCATTTATTGCTTGGAGAGATCCCTGAGAGGACTATTTTTACACAGAAAAGAATGGAAAAAGCATTGAGACCATACTTTGTGCTGACAAAT GCTTTTCGTGTTGGAGATCTAGAATTATTTAGAACAGTAGCTGAGAAATTTTCCAGCACATTCAGCCTAGACAAAACAAGTAACTTGATTAACAGAGTCAGGCATAATGTCATAAGGACAGGGATCAAGAACATCAGTGTCTCATACACTCGCATTTCACTGGCTGACATTGCCAAGAAACTAAACTTGGATCTTGAAAATCTAATTGGTGATGCTGAGAATGTTGTAGCCAAAGCAATTAGAGATGGTGCAATTGATGCCACATTGGACCATGCCAATGGATGGTTGGTATCAAAAGCAACTGAAGATGTTTACTCCACAAATGAGCCTCAAATTGCTTTTGACTCAAGAATTAACTTCTGTCTCAGTATGCACAATGAGGCTCTCCGTGCTCTAAGATTTCCACAGGGTTTGATAAATAAAGTTGTGTAG
- the LOC107007981 gene encoding probable ubiquitin-conjugating enzyme E2 23, whose protein sequence is MEADQHHDASRNAEPTANANDNSNSIEGNSFANGASLDPKVRSECKPGEILRNLENVSYIYRQDVVKCKTDGKIGLVTEVAGDSDSDSSLTDDEDEDEDEDEDDGEEDDDDDDDGGGGPDDDDDGGDSNTEDDRYNNEKAEEADDGNKDRSNCKSDPLIADHVRVLWMDESESTESIDNVIVVDRGFLHGDYVAAASDPTGQVGLVVDINISVDLLAHDGSIFKDVSSRELKRVRGFTVGDYVVLGPWLGRIDDVFDNVTVMFDDGSVCKVMKADPLRLKPVGRNGLEDGHFPFYPGQRVKASSSSVFKNSRWLSGSWKANRLEGTVTKVTVGSVFIYWIASAGYGPNSSTAPAEEQNPKNLKLMSCFSHAIWQLGDWCLLPSSSFALDKQLSKLQLSDSTKTVSESSQSLTDGDSEVVNLEESTGNSDCMEIDVESSVDGNCETLEHDSLAESSTCANSLSLSKESGQESWPLHRKKIRKVVVRRDKKARKKEENFERALLIVNTRTSVDVAWQDGKIEGGLESTSLIPIESPGDHEFVAEQYVVEKAADDADDSNDVRRVGVVKSVNAKERTASVRWLKLVTRAEDPKEFDKEEVVSVYELEGHPDYDYCYGDVVVRLLPVSLPAKMGSVLTSTEESEHLLVPAEAKEDEQKHSKCNEAEAAPSDDTCSQFSDLSWVGNITGLRNGDIEVTWADGMISLVGPQAIYVVDRDDDESIVAGSDVGDDVASWETVEDHERETLGNVEEELGTTNATDISIEDEDGAMATEDAGRNGALSIPLAALGFVTRLASGIFSRGRKQTDSSSLDSRSEDEEREGTFAKIFTGDESWSQRSGDLDNSPRLPAAGNAEDHDTMEVTDVIEANLTSEMGNSSDQHDDQTYSFKRFDITTDPYDHHFLGTSGQNNAGRKWLKKVQQDWNILQNNLPDGIYVRVYEDHMDLLRAVIVGAYGTPYQDGLFFFDFHLPPEYPDVPPSAYYHSGGWRINPNLYEEGKVCLSLLNTWTGRGNEVWDSSSSSILQVLVSLQGLVLNSRPYFNEAGYDKQVGTAEGEKNSLSYNENTFLLNCKTMMYLMRKPPKDFEELIREHFRMRGYYILKACDAYMKGFLIGSLIKDASVSNNSSANSNSVGFKLMLAKIVPKLFLALKEIGVECEEYQHLHQL, encoded by the exons ATGGAAGCTGACCAACATCATGATGCTTCCCGTAATGCTGAACCCACTGCAAACGCAAACGATAATAGCAATTCGATAGAAGGCAATTCTTTTGCAAATGGGGCTAGCTTGGATCCAAAAGTTAGATCAGAATGCAAGCCGGGAGAGATTCTCCGGAACTTAGAGAATGTATCCTATATATATAGACAAGATGTTGTGAAATGCAAAACTGATGGTAAGATTGGTCTTGTGACTGAGGTTGCTGGTGACTCAGATTCAGATAGCAGCTTAActgatgatgaagatgaagatgaggatgaggatgaggatgatgGAGAAGaagacgatgatgatgatgatgacggtgGTGGTGGtcctgatgatgatgatgatggtggtgaTTCCAACACGGAAGACGATAGGTATAATAATGAAAAGGCTGAGGAAGCTGATGATGGGAACAAAGACCGTAGTAATTGTAAGAGTGATCCGCTTATCGCAGACCATGTTAGAGTCCTCTGGATGGATGAGTCTGAGTCTACAGAGAGTATTGATAATGTCATAGTTGTCGATAGAGGATTTCTGCATGGTGATTATGTCGCTGCAGCTTCTGATCCAACAGGTCAAGTAGGACTCGTAGTTGATATCAATATATCTGTAGATTTATTAGCGCACGATGGCTCTATTTTTAAAGATGTCTCATCTAGAGAGTTGAAACGTGTTCGGGGTTTTACAGTTGGTGATTATGTTGTCCTTGGCCCTTGGTTGGGTAGAATTGATGATGTTTTTGATAATGTCACAGTGATGTTTGATGATGGTTCTGTATGTAAAGTTATGAAGGCTGACCCTTTACGTCTTAAACCAGTTGGTAGGAATGGCCTTGAAGATGGACATTTTCCTTTCTATCCTGGTCAGCGTGTAAAAGCTAGCTCATCATCAGTTTTCAAGAATTCCAGATGGTTATCTGGCTCATGGAAAGCAAATAGGTTAGAAGGTACAGTAACTAAAGTTACTGTTGGTTCTGTCTTCATCTACTGGATTGCATCTGCTGGATATGGGCCCAATTCATCCACTGCTCCAGCTGAAGAACAAAACCCAAAGAACTTGAAACTGATGTCTTGTTTTTCTCATGCAATCTGGCAACTAGGTGACTGGTGTCTTCTTCCTTCATCATCTTTTGCCTTAGACAAGCAATTGTCAAAATTACAACTAAGTGACTCCACCAAAACTGTATCAGAATCTTCTCAATCTTTAACAGATGGTGATTCAGAAGTTGTCAATTTGGAGGAATCAACAGGAAATAGTGACTGTATGGAAATTGATGTGGAATCTTCTGTGGATGGAAATTGTGAAACTTTAGAGCATGATTCCCTTGCAGAGTCCAGTACATGTGCTAATTCATTGTCACTTTCAAAGGAATCAGGCCAAGAGTCATGGCCCCTTCATCGTAAAAAGATCCGCAAAGTTGTGGTTAGGAGAGATAAAAAGGCACGTAAGAAAGaggaaaattttgaaagagCTCTTCTAATTGTGAATACTAGGACATCTGTTGATGTTGCTTGGCAGGATGGAAAAATAGAAGGAGGCTTGGAATCCACATCCTTGATCCCTATTGAAAGCCCCGGGGATCATGAATTTGTTGCTGAACAATATGTTGTCGAGAAAGCTGCTGATGATGCTGACGATTCTAATGATGTTAGGCGTGTTGGAGTTGTGAAAAGTGTTAATGCAAAGGAGCGTACAGCTTCTGTGAGGTGGTTAAAGCTAGTTACCAGGGCAGAGGACCCCAAGGAGTTTGACAAAGAGGAAGTGGTCAGCGTATATGAGCTGGAGGGGCATCCTGACTATGACTATTGTTACGGTGACGTTGTTGTTCGTTTGTTACCTGTTTCTCTACCAGCAAAAATGGGTTCTGTCTTGACATCTACAGAAGAATCAGAACATCTGTTGGTTCCAGCTGAAGCCAAAGAAGACGAGCAAAAGCATTCAAAATGCAATGAAGCAGAAGCCGCTCCAAGTGACGATACTTGTTCCCAATTTTCAGATCTCTCCTGGGTTGGGAATATCACTGGACTAAGAAATGGAGACATCGAAGTCACGTGGGCTGATGGGATGATATCCCTG GTTGGGCCTCAAGCAATTTATGTTGTTGATCGTGATGATGATGAGTCTATTGTGGCTGGAAGTGATGTTGGTGATGATGTAGCTAGCTGGGAAACAGTTGAAGATCATGAAAGGGAGACTCTTGGGAACGTAGAAGAG GAACTTGGAACAACAAATGCTACTGACATCAGTATTGAAGATGAAGATGGTGCCATGGCCACTGAAGATGCAGGAAGGAACGGGGCTCTGTCTATTCCCCTGGCTGCACTAGGATTTGTGACCAGGCTGGCCTCTGGAATTTTTTCTAGGGGCCGCAAACAGACTGATTCTTCGAGTTTAGATTCCAGAAGTGAAGATGAAGAAAGGGAGGGAACATTTGCCAAAATATTTACCGGCGATGAATCATGGTCCCAAAGGTCCGGAGACCTTGATAATTCTCCAAGGCTACCTGCTGCCGGAAATGCAGAAGATCATGACACTATGGAAGTGACAGACGTCATTGAAGCTAACTTGACGTCAGAAATGGGAAATTCCTCAGATCAACATGATGACCAAACATATAGTTTTAAACGTTTTGATATCACAACAGATCCTTATGATCATCATTTTCTTGGTACAAGTGGCCAG AATAATGCTGGGAGGAAGTGGCTTAAGAAAGTTCAACAAGATTGGAACATCCTTCAGAATAACCTGCCAG ATGGAATATATGTACGAGTTTATGAAGATCACATGGATCTTCTAAGGGCTGTGATTGTTGGAGCATATGGGACTCCTTACCAAGATGGCTTattcttctttgatttccaCCTTCCACCTGAGTATCCTGATGTTCCGCCA TCAGCATATTATCATTCTGGTGGTTGGCGGATAAATCCAAACTTGTATGAGGAAGGGAAGGTTTGTCTCAGCCTTTTAAATACTTGGACGGGCAGAGGGAATGAGGTCTGGGATTCTTCATCTTCAAGTATACTTCAAGTCCTAGTTTCACTTCAAGGGCTAGTCTTGAATTCCAGGCCATATTTCAATGAAGCTGGCTATGACAAGCAAGTTGGGACAGCTGAAGGAGAAAAAAATTCACTATCATACAACGAAAATACCTTCTTATTGAACTGCAAGACAATGATGTATCTGATGAGGAAGCCTCCTAAG GATTTTGAAGAGCTTATCAGAGAGCACTTTAGGATGCGTGGTTATTACATCCTCAAGGCCTGTGACGCTTACATGAAAGGATTCCTTATTGGCTCACTCATAAAAGATGCTTCCGTAAGCAATAACAGCAGCGCTAATTCAAATTCAGTTGGTTTCAAGCTGATGCTGGCTAAGATTGTACCAAAACTTTTCTTGGCTCTGAAAGAAATAGGAGTCGAGTGTGAAGAGTACCAACATCTCCACCAATTGTAG
- the LOC107012153 gene encoding uncharacterized protein LOC107012153, with protein MAGRFRELLKKYGKVALGVHFSVSAASITGLYVAVKNNVDVEALFEKIGMPGLSKEKVDEIPNSPQQVISSDGFVMEEPFNQDGVAAPTPKQRNRTAELAASSGGALAVAVLLNKALFPVRVPITLGLTPPIARFLARRRIINNSV; from the coding sequence ATGGCTGGAAGATTCAGAGAGCTATTGAAGAAATACGGAAAGGTAGCATTGGGTGTTCACTTCTCTGTTTCAGCAGCTTCAATTACAGGTCTTTATGTTGCTGTTAAGAACAATGTAGACGTTGAAGCCCTGTTCGAAAAAATCGGAATGCCAGGTTTATCCAAAGAAAAAGTAGATGAAATTCCTAATTCACCCCAGCAAGTGATTTCCTCTGATGGGTTCGTTATGGAAGAACCCTTTAATCAGGATGGTGTGGCGGCGCCGACGCCAAAACAGAGGAATCGTACTGCTGAGCTGGCGGCGTCAAGTGGCGGTGCTCTTGCTGTAGCTGTGCTGCTTAATAAGGCTCTGTTTCCTGTTAGGGTTCCGATAACCCTTGGTCTTACGCCGCCGATCGCTAGGTTTCTTGCAAGGCGGAGAATTATCAACAACAGTGTATGA